One window from the genome of Pieris napi chromosome 3, ilPieNapi1.2, whole genome shotgun sequence encodes:
- the LOC125063493 gene encoding uncharacterized protein LOC125063493 isoform X2: MDKNICNDLKGIIETVVRQHKNEEIANELTADILSKLNISINKLPPKSLKILQDCVKYRDLSLDPMSISLLETKVIAEKFQDEYEILKLNQMNARLQMKIDRNNKFIEGLKKELLSSKQSLMQQNPNPENIHESIRQVKQKLVVYEQSCEKAKINFSNLNVNEVILPKSLMSLVTSLAALREEAVKLKRDADDVLFIKQAVSNMKMIR, from the exons ATGGACAAAAATATCTGTAACGATTTGAAGGGAATTATTGAAACTGTTGTACGACAGCACAAAAATGAAGAAATTGCTAATG AACTCACTGCTGATATTTTGTCTAAACTAAATATTAGCATCAATAAACTGCCCCCAAAGTCATTGAAGATCCTCCAAGACTGTGTAAAATACAGAGATTTAAGTTTAGACCCAATGTCAATTTCTTTATTGGAAACAAAGGTAATTGCTGAAAAATTCCAAGATgaatatgaaattttaaagttaaatcaAATGAATGCAAGGCTACAAATGAAAATAGACCGAAATAACAAGTTTATTGAAGGTTTAAAGAAAGAATTACTATCTTCAAAGCAGTCACTGATGCAGCAAAACCCAAACCCTGAGAATATCCATGAGAGTATTCGACAGGTGAAGCAGAAATTAGTGGTTTATGAACAAAGCTGTGAAAAGGCTAAG atAAACTTCTCAAATCTCAACGTTAATGAAGTCATCTTGCCGAAATCCTTGATGTCATTGGTGACGTCACTGGCCGCTTTACGTGAAGAGGCAGTTAAACTAAAACGCGACGCTGATGATGTACTCTTTATAAAACAAGCGGTTTCCAATATGAAAATGATTCGCTGA
- the LOC125063493 gene encoding uncharacterized protein LOC125063493 isoform X1 — translation MDKNICNDLKGIIETVVRQHKNEEIANAELTADILSKLNISINKLPPKSLKILQDCVKYRDLSLDPMSISLLETKVIAEKFQDEYEILKLNQMNARLQMKIDRNNKFIEGLKKELLSSKQSLMQQNPNPENIHESIRQVKQKLVVYEQSCEKAKINFSNLNVNEVILPKSLMSLVTSLAALREEAVKLKRDADDVLFIKQAVSNMKMIR, via the exons ATGGACAAAAATATCTGTAACGATTTGAAGGGAATTATTGAAACTGTTGTACGACAGCACAAAAATGAAGAAATTGCTAATG CAGAACTCACTGCTGATATTTTGTCTAAACTAAATATTAGCATCAATAAACTGCCCCCAAAGTCATTGAAGATCCTCCAAGACTGTGTAAAATACAGAGATTTAAGTTTAGACCCAATGTCAATTTCTTTATTGGAAACAAAGGTAATTGCTGAAAAATTCCAAGATgaatatgaaattttaaagttaaatcaAATGAATGCAAGGCTACAAATGAAAATAGACCGAAATAACAAGTTTATTGAAGGTTTAAAGAAAGAATTACTATCTTCAAAGCAGTCACTGATGCAGCAAAACCCAAACCCTGAGAATATCCATGAGAGTATTCGACAGGTGAAGCAGAAATTAGTGGTTTATGAACAAAGCTGTGAAAAGGCTAAG atAAACTTCTCAAATCTCAACGTTAATGAAGTCATCTTGCCGAAATCCTTGATGTCATTGGTGACGTCACTGGCCGCTTTACGTGAAGAGGCAGTTAAACTAAAACGCGACGCTGATGATGTACTCTTTATAAAACAAGCGGTTTCCAATATGAAAATGATTCGCTGA
- the LOC125063491 gene encoding glutamyl-tRNA(Gln) amidotransferase subunit A, mitochondrial, with protein sequence MNKLSSYSIRDIHKAYRDKSLNPCGIIDQCLDRAKKTKKLNAFITLTPQVAQEQSLRCQKRLQSRNKLNLLEGISVCLKDNFCTKDIRTTCASNMLKNFIPTYNATIYSKLMMAGACLIGKTNLDEFAMGSGTVDSIYGPTRNPWCYNDNWRIPGGSSGGSAVAVSSGSCVVAIGSDTGGSTRNPAALCGIVGLKPTYGLVSRYGLIPLVNSLDVPGVLAKNVDDAAITLNCIAGPDDLDSTTIKSAFKPVSIKDDFDLCNLNIGIPKEYHCKDMSIEVIECWQYVTDLLEKLCKISCVSLPHTSVSIAVYSILNQCEVASNMSRYDGLQYGLRTKTNYSTEELYATTRSQGFNNVVRSRIFAGNYFLLRQNYEKYFLKAQKLRRLISDDFKNVFNGDNKVDLLLTPTTLSEAPLYNDFTAKNNRDQCALQDYCTQPANMAGIPAISIPVKLSKNKMPLSLQLMGPALSEDLLLNVAKKIETLVNFPVLDFNQIINKH encoded by the coding sequence ATGAATAAGCTATCGTCGTATAGTATAAGAGATATACATAAAGCGTATCGTGACAAGTCTTTGAATCCTTGTGGTATAATTGATCAATGTTTAGATAGAGCTAAGAAAACGAAGAAATTAAATGCCTTTATAACTTTAACACCTCAAGTAGCTCAAGAACAAAGTTTAAGATGTCAAAAACGACTCCaatcaagaaataaattaaatctattaGAAGGAATTTCTGTTTGTTTAAAGGATAATTTTTGTACGAAAGATATTCGGACAACTTGTGCTTCAAACAtgttaaaaaactttataccAACATATAATGCTACTATTTATTCTAAACTAATGATGGCGGGTGCATGTCTGATTGGAAAAACTAATTTGGATGAATTTGCAATGGGCTCTGGGACTGTTGATTCTATTTATGGGCCAACACGTAATCCATGGTGCTATAATGACAATTGGAGGATCCCCGGTGGCAGTTCTGGAGGTAGTGCAGTGGCTGTCAGTTCTGGGTCTTGTGTTGTGGCTATTGGATCAGACACAGGAGGATCTACAAGAAACCCGGCTGCATTATGTGGAATAGTTGGTTTAAAACCTACTTATGGTCTTGTGTCTAGATATGGACTTATTCCATTAGTTAACTCATTGGATGTACCTGGAGTCTTGGCTAAAAATGTTGATGACGCAGctataacattaaattgtatAGCAGGGCCAGATGATTTGGACTCAACAACTATAAAGTCTGCATTTAAACCTGTATCAATAAAAGatgattttgatttatgtaatttaaatataggtaTACCAAAAGAATACCATTGTAAAGATATGAGCATTGAAGTCATTGAGTGTTGGCAGTATGTTACAGATTTGTTggaaaaattatgtaaaatttcatGTGTGTCTTTGCCACACACATCTGTTTCAATAGCTGTATACTCTATACTTAATCAGTGTGAAGTTGCAAGCAATATGTCTCGTTATGATGGTTTACAATATGGACTAAGAACCAAAACAAATTATTCTACAGAAGAGTTGTATGCTACAACAAGATCACAAGGTTTTAACAATGTGGTTAGGTCAAGAATATTTGCAggaaattactttttattgagacagaattatgaaaaatacttCCTTAAGGCTCAAAAATTACGCAGACTAATTTCAGAtgactttaaaaatgtttttaatggtGACAATAAAGTAGATTTGTTGTTGACACCAACTACATTGTCTGAAGCTCCTCTGTATAATGATTTTACTGCCAAAAACAACAGAGATCAGTGTGCTCTTCAAGACTATTGTACTCAACCAGCAAATATGGCTGGAATACCAGCTATTTCTATACCAGTTAAActgtctaaaaataaaatgcctcTCTCCTTACAATTAATGGGACCCGCATTGTCAGAAGATTTATTGCTAAATGTAGCAAAAAAAATAGAGACTTTAGTAAATTTTCctgtattagattttaatcaaattataaataaacattga